In one window of Henckelia pumila isolate YLH828 chromosome 1, ASM3356847v2, whole genome shotgun sequence DNA:
- the LOC140876467 gene encoding uncharacterized protein isoform X2: protein MYSDGTPEFIIDQGLYYPTSNYGYICTGFESTGDFEDGVVFGLDGQDIQYTGGANESLPFAYYTPSYGYEQSPYNPYNPYIPGAIIGMDGSYVTPQQYYNLSSYETPVSSPAYVPVVIQPRHDIMGNGMTDSYAYNTTSVNQVDGPPVKYSLFSSNSNSSQSLPGGSASRRNSLVKSSEGSRSIDGSSRQPVTGVASAGFSGHGSSQIRRARGVRETEHGSGAKLTSGGNQLKVSLPPANGLSGFESRQPAQSSVHKVRPKLPNGRVLDDVKGSSDALGEQNHGPRTNKLKSQLVVKAYTTRAGNPDANGNITIHMDQYNKDGFRIDDYKNAKFFVIKSYSEDDVHKSIKYNVWSSTPNGNKKLNSAYEDARRIAAGDPTGCPVFLFFSVNASGQFCGVAEMTGPVDFLKDMDFWQQDKWSGSFPVKWRYIKDVPNPSFRHIILENNENKSVTNSRDTQEICYEKGLEMLQIFNNSTLKTSLLDDFMYYENRQRILQEERARLLTRSYENPYIIPLVDAPRKFHHVHDFPFVGDEYTAKQEPKLLAAEKNKDPADGDPNCSDSQSAMHRSVTEASKVNSSTKLNRNSEISADGVRDLGNELKLGSLTINSKQLESDSSSPATDASAAAISGSVVTIGSMPVKVNGTEFSEILTFGTIPLVAKALPHG, encoded by the exons ATGTACAGTGATGGTACCCCAGAATTCATTATTGATCAGGGCTTGTATTATCCTACCAGTAACTATGGATATATCTGTACAG GATTTGAATCAACTGGTGACTTTGAGGATGGTGTGGTTTTTGGTTTGGACGGTCAAGATATTCAGTACACT GGTGGCGCAAATGAAAGCTTGCCATTTGCGTATTATACTCCTAGCTATGGATATGAACAGTCTCCTTATAACCCTTATAATCCTTATATTCCTGGTGCTATAATAGGAATGGACGGCTCCTATGTAACGCCTCAACAGTATTACAACCTTTCCTCATACGAGACTCCTGTTTCTTCACCTGCGTACGTGCCTGTGGTTATTCAACCTAGGCATGATATTATGGGTAATGGGATGACAGATTCGTATGCTTATAATACTACATCTGTCAATCAAGTTGATGGCCCTCCTGTTAAGTATAGTTTGTTTTCAAGCAATTCAAATTCATCACAATCGTTGCCGGGGGGCAGTGCTTCCAGAAGGAATTCCCTTGTAAAGTCATCTGAGGGAAGTAGATCAATAGATGGATCTAGCAGACAGCCTGTGACTGGTGTTGCTTCTGCTGGTTTTTCTGGTCATGGATCATCTCAAATTCGCCGG GCAAGAGGTGTGCGAGAAACAGAACATGGTTCAGGTGCGAAGCTGACATCTGGTGGTAACCAACTAAAGGTTTCTTTACCTCCTGCAAATGGATTGTCAGGTTTTGAATCACGTCAACCTGCTCAGTCATCTGTACATAAAGTTAGACCTAAGTTACCTAACGGTAGAGTTCTAGATGATGTTAAAGGCAGCTCTGATGCACTGGGTGAACAAAATCATGGCCCAAGGACTAACAAATTGAAAAGTCAGTTGGTTGTTAAAGCATACACAACAAGGGCTGGAAATCCTGATGCAAATGGAAACATCACTATACATATGGATCAGTATAACAAAGATGGTTTTCGTATCGATGATTATAAAAATGCAAAGTTCTTTGTCATCAAATCGTACAGTGAGGATGATGTGCATAAAAGTATAAAGTATAATGTGTGGTCATCTACACCTAATGGAAACAAGAAGCTTAACAGTGCATATGAAGATGCCCGGAGAATAGCTGCAGGAGATCCAACAGGCTGCCCTGTCTTCCTCTTCTTTTCT gttAATGCCAGTGGCCAATTCTGTGGTGTCGCTGAGATGACTGGCCCGGTTGATTTCCTAAAAGATATGGATTTCTGGCAGCAAGATAAATGGAGTGGCAGCTTTCCTGTGAAGTGGCGCTACATAAAGGATGTGCCAAACCCCAGTTTCAGGCATATCATTCTAGAGAATAACGAGAACAAGTCAGTGACTAACAGCAGGGACACCCAAGAG atttgctACGAGAAAGGTTTGGAGATGCtgcaaatatttaacaattctACATTGAAGACTTCCCTGCTTGATGACTTCATGTATTATGAAAATAGACAACGGATCTTACAGGAAGAGAGAGCCAGGCTGCTAACCAGGAGTTACGAAAATCCATATATCATTCCCTTGGTGGATGCCCCTCGCAAGTTTCATCATGTACatgattttccttttgttgGTGATGAGTATACTGCCAAGCAAGAACCCAAACTCTTGGCTGCAGAAAAAAACAAAGATCCAGCAGATGGGGATCCAAATTGCTCAGATAGCCAGTCTGCCATGCATAGATCAGTAACTGAAGCTAGTAAGGTGAATAGCTCAACAAAGTTAAATAGGAACAGCGAAATTTCAGCAGATGGAGTACGAGACTTGGGCAATGAGTTGAAACTTGGATCATTGACTATAAATTCGAAGCAGCTTGAGTCAGATTCCTCATCACCCGCTACCGATGCCTCTGCCGCAGCTATAAGTGGAAGTGTTGTTACAATCGGGTCGATGCCGGTCAAAGTTAATGGCACTGAATTTTCTGAAATCTTGACATTTGGAACAATTCCACTTGTTGCCAAAGCTCTTCCGCATGGTTAA
- the LOC140876467 gene encoding YTH domain-containing protein ECT4-like isoform X1, which yields MEVYNIPDQGLADTFMIQGTESNQQLSGQLEQFEAMYSDGTPEFIIDQGLYYPTSNYGYICTGFESTGDFEDGVVFGLDGQDIQYTGGANESLPFAYYTPSYGYEQSPYNPYNPYIPGAIIGMDGSYVTPQQYYNLSSYETPVSSPAYVPVVIQPRHDIMGNGMTDSYAYNTTSVNQVDGPPVKYSLFSSNSNSSQSLPGGSASRRNSLVKSSEGSRSIDGSSRQPVTGVASAGFSGHGSSQIRRARGVRETEHGSGAKLTSGGNQLKVSLPPANGLSGFESRQPAQSSVHKVRPKLPNGRVLDDVKGSSDALGEQNHGPRTNKLKSQLVVKAYTTRAGNPDANGNITIHMDQYNKDGFRIDDYKNAKFFVIKSYSEDDVHKSIKYNVWSSTPNGNKKLNSAYEDARRIAAGDPTGCPVFLFFSVNASGQFCGVAEMTGPVDFLKDMDFWQQDKWSGSFPVKWRYIKDVPNPSFRHIILENNENKSVTNSRDTQEICYEKGLEMLQIFNNSTLKTSLLDDFMYYENRQRILQEERARLLTRSYENPYIIPLVDAPRKFHHVHDFPFVGDEYTAKQEPKLLAAEKNKDPADGDPNCSDSQSAMHRSVTEASKVNSSTKLNRNSEISADGVRDLGNELKLGSLTINSKQLESDSSSPATDASAAAISGSVVTIGSMPVKVNGTEFSEILTFGTIPLVAKALPHG from the exons ATGGAAGTGTACAATATTCCTGATCAAGGACTTGCTGATACATTTATG ATTCAAGGTACTGAATCAAACCAACAGTTAAGTGGGCAACTTGAACAATTTGAGGCCATGTACAGTGATGGTACCCCAGAATTCATTATTGATCAGGGCTTGTATTATCCTACCAGTAACTATGGATATATCTGTACAG GATTTGAATCAACTGGTGACTTTGAGGATGGTGTGGTTTTTGGTTTGGACGGTCAAGATATTCAGTACACT GGTGGCGCAAATGAAAGCTTGCCATTTGCGTATTATACTCCTAGCTATGGATATGAACAGTCTCCTTATAACCCTTATAATCCTTATATTCCTGGTGCTATAATAGGAATGGACGGCTCCTATGTAACGCCTCAACAGTATTACAACCTTTCCTCATACGAGACTCCTGTTTCTTCACCTGCGTACGTGCCTGTGGTTATTCAACCTAGGCATGATATTATGGGTAATGGGATGACAGATTCGTATGCTTATAATACTACATCTGTCAATCAAGTTGATGGCCCTCCTGTTAAGTATAGTTTGTTTTCAAGCAATTCAAATTCATCACAATCGTTGCCGGGGGGCAGTGCTTCCAGAAGGAATTCCCTTGTAAAGTCATCTGAGGGAAGTAGATCAATAGATGGATCTAGCAGACAGCCTGTGACTGGTGTTGCTTCTGCTGGTTTTTCTGGTCATGGATCATCTCAAATTCGCCGG GCAAGAGGTGTGCGAGAAACAGAACATGGTTCAGGTGCGAAGCTGACATCTGGTGGTAACCAACTAAAGGTTTCTTTACCTCCTGCAAATGGATTGTCAGGTTTTGAATCACGTCAACCTGCTCAGTCATCTGTACATAAAGTTAGACCTAAGTTACCTAACGGTAGAGTTCTAGATGATGTTAAAGGCAGCTCTGATGCACTGGGTGAACAAAATCATGGCCCAAGGACTAACAAATTGAAAAGTCAGTTGGTTGTTAAAGCATACACAACAAGGGCTGGAAATCCTGATGCAAATGGAAACATCACTATACATATGGATCAGTATAACAAAGATGGTTTTCGTATCGATGATTATAAAAATGCAAAGTTCTTTGTCATCAAATCGTACAGTGAGGATGATGTGCATAAAAGTATAAAGTATAATGTGTGGTCATCTACACCTAATGGAAACAAGAAGCTTAACAGTGCATATGAAGATGCCCGGAGAATAGCTGCAGGAGATCCAACAGGCTGCCCTGTCTTCCTCTTCTTTTCT gttAATGCCAGTGGCCAATTCTGTGGTGTCGCTGAGATGACTGGCCCGGTTGATTTCCTAAAAGATATGGATTTCTGGCAGCAAGATAAATGGAGTGGCAGCTTTCCTGTGAAGTGGCGCTACATAAAGGATGTGCCAAACCCCAGTTTCAGGCATATCATTCTAGAGAATAACGAGAACAAGTCAGTGACTAACAGCAGGGACACCCAAGAG atttgctACGAGAAAGGTTTGGAGATGCtgcaaatatttaacaattctACATTGAAGACTTCCCTGCTTGATGACTTCATGTATTATGAAAATAGACAACGGATCTTACAGGAAGAGAGAGCCAGGCTGCTAACCAGGAGTTACGAAAATCCATATATCATTCCCTTGGTGGATGCCCCTCGCAAGTTTCATCATGTACatgattttccttttgttgGTGATGAGTATACTGCCAAGCAAGAACCCAAACTCTTGGCTGCAGAAAAAAACAAAGATCCAGCAGATGGGGATCCAAATTGCTCAGATAGCCAGTCTGCCATGCATAGATCAGTAACTGAAGCTAGTAAGGTGAATAGCTCAACAAAGTTAAATAGGAACAGCGAAATTTCAGCAGATGGAGTACGAGACTTGGGCAATGAGTTGAAACTTGGATCATTGACTATAAATTCGAAGCAGCTTGAGTCAGATTCCTCATCACCCGCTACCGATGCCTCTGCCGCAGCTATAAGTGGAAGTGTTGTTACAATCGGGTCGATGCCGGTCAAAGTTAATGGCACTGAATTTTCTGAAATCTTGACATTTGGAACAATTCCACTTGTTGCCAAAGCTCTTCCGCATGGTTAA